One genomic region from Harpia harpyja isolate bHarHar1 chromosome 1, bHarHar1 primary haplotype, whole genome shotgun sequence encodes:
- the CCR4 gene encoding C-C chemokine receptor type 4: MRSSSTESFEVEISTSYDYYENYNDAPKPCSKENVKRFAASFLPVLYTLVFLVGLMGNILVIVVLFKYKRLKSMTDVYLLNLAISDLLFVLSLPFWSYFTIDQWVFGTPWCKIISWIYLVGFYSGIFFIMLMSIDRYLAIVRAVFSLKARTAFHGLITSLVVWLVALSASVPELVFRESFNEHNYTTCKPRYPSNFTTWKIFSTLEINILGLLIPFIIMTFCYSMIIKTLVHCRNEKKNKAVRMIFAVMIMFFFFWTPYNIVIFLQLLEITGVIRDCQVSRNLDYAFQVTEILGLFHCCLNPVIYFFMGEKFKKYVKMLFKNWRLPGDICKWCGVHITYHTESTNSFHTQSTGDQDAL; the protein is encoded by the coding sequence atgAGGTCTTCAAGTACGGAGTCCTTTGAAGTTGAAATCTCAACCTCATATGACTATTATGAAAATTATAACGATGCTCCAAAACCATGCAGTAAGGAAAACGTCAAGAGGTTTGCAGCCTCCTTCCTACCTGTTCTGTATACCCTAGTATTCCTGGTTGGGCTCATGGGAAACATTCTGGTCATTGTGGTCCTCTTCAAATACAAGAGGCTGAAGAGCATGACTGATGTGTACCTGCTAAACCTCGCCATCTCAGATCTGCTCTTTGTTTTATCCTTGCCGTTCTGGTCTTATTTCACGATAGACCAATGGGTTTTTGGAACTCCCTGGTGTAAAATCATTTCGTGGATCTACCTGGTTGGGTTTTACAGTGGGATATTTTTTATTATGCTTATGAGCATAGACAGATACCTGGCAATTGTTCGTGCAGTGTTTTCCTTGAAAGCAAGGACTGCCTTCCACGGCTTGATTACTAGCCTTGTTGTATGGCTAGTAGCTCTTTCGGCCTCAGTTCCAGAACTTGTATTTAGAGAATCTTTTAACGAACATAATTATACTACCTGCAAGCCAAGATATCCAAGCAATTTCACGACATGGAAAATTTTTTCCACTTTGGAAATCAACATTTTAGGGCTCCTAATCCCTTTTATAATTATGACATTTTGCTACTCCATGATCATTAAGACATTAGTTCACtgtagaaatgagaaaaagaataagGCTGTGAGGATGATCTTTGCTGTCAtgatcatgtttttcttcttttggaccCCTTACAACATTGTTATTTTCTTACAACTGCTGGAAATCACGGGAGTCATTAGAGACTGTCAAGTGAGCAGGAATCTGGACTATGCTTTCCAGGTAACGGAAATCCTCGGCCTTTTTCATTGTTGCCTCAATCCAGTCATCTACTTCTTCATGGGGGAAAAATTTAAGAAGTACGTGAAGATGCTTTTTAAGAACTGGCGGTTGCCTGGAGATATTTGCAAGTGGTGCGGAGTTCACATCACTTACCACACTGAATCTACTAATTCGTTCCACACACAATCTACGGGGGATCAAGACGCTCTGTAG